The Humulus lupulus chromosome 3, drHumLupu1.1, whole genome shotgun sequence genome window below encodes:
- the LOC133823167 gene encoding probable inactive receptor kinase At1g27190 codes for MKIVFVCFVLIASVLVFSIEDDVMCVQGVRKSLSDPLGKLGAWAFSNASVPSICKLVGVSCWNEKENRLISIQLQNMELSGQLPEPLKFCRSLQTLEISNNELSGSIPPQICTWLPYLVTLDLSNNRFTGSIPPEIVNCKFLNTLILDGNRLSGSIPYELGRLERLKKFSVANNDLTGTIPSDLSSFEKDWFEGNSGLCGAPLGSKCGGLSSKSLGIIIAAGAIGAAVSLILGFALWWWFFVRVSRKRRGFNVSDGGKDFGGWVGLLKAHKLAQVSLFQKPIVKVRLSDLLVATNNFDSQNIVISTRTGVSYKAVLPDGSALAVKRLNACKLGEKQFRSEMNRLGQLRHPNLVPLLGFCVVEEEKLLVYKHMYNGTLYSQLNGSGNVNSQYGFLDWPTRLKIGVGAAKGLAWLHHSCQPPYMHQNISSNVILLDYDFEARITDFGLARLVGTRDSNDSSFVNGDLGEFGYVAPEYSSTMVASLKGDVYGFGVVLLELVTGQKPLEVYHGGEGFKGNLVDWVNQLISSGRSIDAIDNALSGKGDDDEILHFMKAACSCVVSRPKDRPSMYQVYESLKSVADKHGFSEQYDEFPLIFGKQDLDYKE; via the coding sequence ATGAAGATCGTCTTCGTTTGCTTCGTTCTCATAGCTTCAGTCTTAGTCTTCTCCATTGAAGACGACGTTATGTGCGTTCAAGGCGTCAGAAAATCTCTCTCCGACCCATTAGGGAAACTCGGTGCATGGGCCTTTTCAAACGCGTCCGTACCCTCAATCTGCAAGCTCGTCGGAGTTTCCTGCTGGAACGAGAAGGAGAATCGCCTCATCAGCATCCAGCTTCAGAATATGGAACTTTCTGGCCAACTCCCGGAACCTCTCAAGTTCTGCCGGAGCCTCCAAACCCTTGAGATATCTAATAACGAGCTCTCTGGTTCGATCCCTCCCCAAATCTGTACCTGGTTGCCTTATCTGGTAACCTTAGATCTCTCTAACAACCGCTTCACCGGTTCGATCCCACCTGAGATTGTTAACTGTAAGTTTCTCAACACCCTGATCCTTGACGGTAACAGGTTGAGCGGTTCGATCCCGTACGAGCTGGGCCGGCTCGAACGGTTGAAGAAGTTCTCGGTGGCCAATAATGATCTAACGGGTACGATTCCGTCTGATTTGTCGAGTTTTGAGAAAGATTGGTTTGAAGGGAATAGTGGGCTTTGTGGTGCGCCTCTTGGGTCTAAATGTGGTGGGTTGAGCAGTAAAAGCCTTGGCATTATCATCGCCGCCGGGGCTATCGGTGCCGCCGTGTCCCTGATTTTGGGTTTTGCTCTTTGGTGGTGGTTCTTCGTTAGAGTTAGTCGAAAAAGACGaggttttaatgtttctgatGGTGGTAAGGACTTTGGTGGTTGGGTTGGTTTATTGAAGGCTCATAAACTAGCCCAGGTCTCTTTGTTTCAGAAACCCATTGTTAAGGTCCGGTTATCTGATTTGTTGGTAGCTACCAACAATTTTGATTCCCAAAACATTGTGATTTCAACTAGAACTGGGGTCTCTTACAAGGCCGTTTTGCCTGATGGGTCAGCTCTTGCCGTGAAGAGGTTGAATGCTTGCAAGCTTGGTGAAAAGCAGTTTAGGTCGGAGATGAACAGGTTGGGGCAGCTTAGGCATCCAAATTTGGTGCCCTTATTGGGTTTCTGCGTTGTGGAAGAAGAGAAGCTTTTGGTCTATAAGCATATGTATAATGGAACCTTATACTCTCAGTTGAATGGAAGTGGTAACGTTAATAGTCAGTATGGTTTTTTGGATTGGCCCACAAGGCTCAAGATCGGAGTAGGTGCAGCTAAAGGTTTGGCATGGCTTCACCATTCATGTCAACCACCATATATGCATCAGAACATTAGTTCCAATGTCATTCTCCTTGATTATGATTTTGAAGCTCGGATTACAGATTTTGGGTTGGCAAGGCTTGTAGGTACTCGTGATTCTAATGATAGCTCATTCgtaaatggagatttgggagagTTTGGATATGTTGCTCCCGAGTACTCAAGCACAATGGTGGCATCTCTGAAAGGAGATGTTTATGGCTTTGGAGTAGTGCTTCTGGAATTAGTTACAGGGCAGAAACCATTGGAGGTGTATCATGGAGGAGAAGGATTCAAGGGGAACTTGGTAGATTGGGTGAATCAGTTGATAAGTTCTGGTCGAAGCATAGATGCTATAGACAATGCTCTGTCAGGGAAAGGTGACGACGATGAAATATTGCATTTTATGAAAGCTGCATGCAGTTGTGTGGTTTCTAGGCCCAAGGATAGACCTTCTATGTACCAAGTTTACGAGTCTTTGAAAAGCGTGGCTGACAAACATGGTTTCTCCGAGCAGTATGACGAGTTCCCATTGATCTTTGGCAAACAGGATCTTGATTACAAGGAGTAG